In one Geotoga petraea genomic region, the following are encoded:
- a CDS encoding dihydrofolate reductase family protein, with protein MFIKMIMVQSLNGIVNQKDRKKWNSKEDFDYLKSEIEKSDSLIISRETFILNKKLYESKPCLILNKHFEKIEGYLIYSFYSKENITNFIKKNKYKRTLLLGGPTINTFLLNDGLIDEISLTIEPVVFNGKKNIFDNENIKDKKFFTIKEIKKINQNSFLTVYAKK; from the coding sequence ATGTTTATAAAAATGATCATGGTTCAATCTCTTAACGGAATTGTAAACCAAAAAGATCGAAAAAAATGGAATTCAAAAGAAGATTTTGATTATCTCAAATCTGAAATTGAAAAATCAGACAGCTTAATAATTAGTCGGGAAACATTTATTTTGAATAAAAAATTGTATGAATCCAAACCGTGCCTTATTTTGAATAAACATTTTGAAAAAATCGAAGGTTATTTAATTTATTCGTTTTATTCAAAAGAAAATATAACTAATTTCATTAAAAAAAACAAATACAAAAGAACTCTATTGCTTGGAGGGCCAACTATAAATACTTTTCTATTAAACGACGGTCTAATAGATGAAATTTCTCTAACTATTGAACCTGTTGTTTTTAATGGTAAGAAAAATATCTTTGATAACGAAAACATAAAAGATAAAAAATTTTTTACAATAAAAGAAATCAAGAAAATTAACCAAAATTCTTTTTTAACAGTTTATGCAAAAAAATGA